In Homo sapiens chromosome 11, GRCh38.p14 Primary Assembly, one DNA window encodes the following:
- the CAVIN3 gene encoding caveolae-associated protein 3, whose protein sequence is MRESALERGPVPEAPAGGPVHAVTVVTLLEKLASMLETLRERQGGLARRQGGLAGSVRRIQSGLGALSRSHDTTSNTLAQLLAKAERVSSHANAAQERAVRRAAQVQRLEANHGLLVARGKLHVLLFKEEGEVPASAFQKAPEPLGPADQSELGPEQLEAEVGESSDEEPVESRAQRLRRTGLQKVQSLRRALSGRKGPAAPPPTPVKPPRLGPGRSAEAQPEAQPALEPTLEPEPPQDTEEDPGRPGAAEEALLQMESVA, encoded by the exons ATGAGGGAGAGTGCGTTGGAGCGGGGGCCTGTGCCCGAGGCGCCGGCGGGGGGTCCCGTGCACGCCGTGACGGTGGTGACCCTGCTGGAGAAGCTGGCCTCCATGCTGGAGACTCTGCGGGAGCGGCAGGGAGGCCTGGCTCGAAGGCAGGGAGGCCTGGCAGGGTCCGTGCGCCGCATCCAGAGCGGCCTGGGCGCTCTGAGTCGCAGCCACGACACCACCAGCAACACCTTGGCGCAGCTGCTGGCCAAGGCGGAGCGCGTGAGCTCGCACGCCAACGCCGCCCAAGAGCGCGCGGTGCGCCGCGCAGCCCAGGTGCAGCGGCTGGAGGCCAACCACGGGCTGCTGGTGGCGCGCGGGAAGCTCCACGTTCTGCTCTTCAAG GAGGAGGGTGAAGTCCCAGCCAGCGCTTTCCAGAAGGCACCAGAGCCCTTGGGCCCGGCGGACCAGTCCGAGCTGGGCCCAGAGCAGCTGGAGGCCGAAGTTGGAGAGAGCTCGGACGAGGAGCCGGTGGAGTCCAGGGCCCAGCGGCTGCGGCGCACCGGATTGCAGAAGGTACAGAGCCTCCGAAGGGCCCTTTCGGGCCGGAAAGGCCCTGCAGCGCCACCGCCCACCCCGGTCAAGCCGCCTCGCCTTGGGCCTGGCCGGAGCGCTGAAGCCCAGCCGGAAGCCCAGCCTGCGCTGGAGCCCACGCTGGAGCCAGAGCCTCCGCAGGACACCGAGGAAGATCCCGGGAGACCTGGGGCTGCCGAAGAAGCTCTGCTCCAAATGGAGAGTGTAGCCTGA